The following coding sequences are from one Formosa haliotis window:
- the ruvX gene encoding Holliday junction resolvase RuvX, translating to MARILAIDFGKVRTGLAITDELQIIASGLTTVETKQLIPFLKDYISKESVELFVVGEPKQMDATASESEALIVPFLEKLAKAIPDIPVVRVDERFTSKMAFQTMIDGGLKKKQRKNKALIDEISATLILQSYLYSK from the coding sequence ATGGCAAGAATTTTAGCAATCGATTTTGGAAAAGTAAGAACAGGTTTAGCTATAACAGATGAATTGCAAATTATTGCTTCTGGGCTTACAACGGTTGAAACTAAGCAACTTATTCCATTTTTAAAAGATTATATTTCTAAAGAATCTGTCGAGCTTTTTGTGGTGGGTGAACCTAAGCAAATGGATGCCACAGCCTCAGAAAGTGAAGCTTTGATTGTTCCATTCCTAGAAAAATTGGCAAAAGCTATACCCGATATTCCTGTGGTACGTGTCGATGAGCGTTTTACGTCTAAAATGGCATTTCAAACCATGATTGATGGTGGACTAAAAAAGAAACAACGTAAAAATAAAGCACTTATAGACGAAATTAGCGCAACCTTAATATTACAGAGTTATTTATACTCTAAATAA
- a CDS encoding glycosyltransferase family 2 protein — MNKLTAIIPTGNEIHNIEAVIASVDFADEILVVDSFSTDGTYEKACELATRVIRREYEYSASQKNWAIPQAKYEWILLVDADERVTPELKAEILEVLKQPKPNVVAYWIGRMNHFMGERVHYSGWRNDSVIRLFKRDFCTYQDKHVHAEIITNGDVDRLKNKFYHNTYITFDKYLEKMNRYAWWQAKDYDKKTGKITPYHFVIKPFWGFFKHYIVQSGFRDGVVGLTIGYIQGYVIFMRYVKLWLLRKGRE, encoded by the coding sequence ATGAACAAACTCACTGCTATTATTCCTACAGGAAACGAAATACATAATATTGAAGCCGTTATTGCTTCGGTAGATTTTGCCGATGAGATTTTAGTAGTCGATAGTTTTAGTACAGACGGTACCTATGAGAAAGCTTGTGAATTAGCTACGAGAGTAATTCGAAGAGAATATGAATATTCTGCTTCTCAGAAAAATTGGGCAATTCCGCAAGCCAAATACGAATGGATTTTACTTGTCGATGCCGATGAGCGTGTTACACCCGAATTAAAGGCTGAAATTTTAGAGGTTCTTAAACAGCCAAAACCCAATGTGGTTGCCTATTGGATTGGTCGTATGAATCATTTTATGGGCGAACGTGTTCATTATAGTGGTTGGAGAAACGATAGTGTAATACGTTTATTTAAACGTGATTTTTGTACTTACCAAGATAAACATGTACATGCCGAGATTATTACAAATGGTGACGTAGATCGGTTAAAAAATAAATTTTACCACAATACGTATATTACGTTCGATAAGTATTTAGAAAAAATGAATCGTTATGCGTGGTGGCAAGCTAAAGATTACGATAAAAAAACAGGAAAAATTACCCCATATCACTTCGTTATAAAACCGTTTTGGGGCTTTTTTAAACATTACATCGTTCAGTCTGGATTTAGAGATGGCGTTGTTGGCCTAACCATTGGTTATATACAAGGTTATGTTATTTTTATGCGTTATGTAAAACTTTGGTTGTTGCGAAAAGGACGCGAATAA
- a CDS encoding 2,3,4,5-tetrahydropyridine-2,6-dicarboxylate N-succinyltransferase translates to MKELQSIIEQAWENRALLSENNTIESIRKVVSLLDAGELRVAEPTENGWQVNEWVKKAVVLYFPIQKMETIECGPLEFHDKIPLKTGYAEKGIRVVPHAVARHGAFIASGTILMPSYVNIGAYVDSGSMVDTWATVGSCAQIGKNVHLSGGVGIGGVLEPLQAAPVIIEDNVFIGSRCIVVEGVHVEEEAVLGANVVLTMSTKIIDVTGDTPVETKGRIPARSVVIPGSYTKKFPAGEFQVPCALIIGKRKESTDKKTSLNNALRENDVAV, encoded by the coding sequence ATGAAAGAATTACAATCTATCATAGAACAAGCTTGGGAAAACCGAGCGTTGTTATCTGAAAACAACACCATTGAGTCGATTAGAAAAGTAGTTTCTCTTTTAGATGCTGGAGAATTACGTGTAGCAGAACCAACCGAAAATGGATGGCAAGTTAACGAATGGGTAAAGAAAGCCGTAGTCCTTTATTTCCCAATTCAGAAAATGGAAACTATAGAATGTGGACCATTAGAATTTCATGATAAAATTCCATTAAAAACAGGTTATGCAGAAAAAGGAATACGTGTTGTTCCTCATGCTGTTGCCCGTCATGGTGCTTTTATTGCTTCTGGAACTATTTTAATGCCTAGTTATGTTAACATTGGTGCGTATGTAGATTCTGGATCTATGGTTGATACTTGGGCTACCGTAGGTAGCTGTGCACAAATTGGTAAAAATGTTCACCTTTCTGGTGGTGTTGGTATTGGTGGGGTGTTAGAACCATTACAAGCTGCTCCGGTTATTATTGAAGACAATGTATTTATTGGTTCTCGTTGTATCGTTGTAGAAGGTGTACATGTAGAAGAAGAAGCTGTGTTAGGTGCAAACGTAGTATTAACTATGAGTACCAAAATTATAGACGTAACGGGAGACACACCGGTAGAAACTAAAGGTAGAATTCCAGCACGCTCTGTTGTTATTCCTGGAAGTTATACTAAAAAGTTTCCAGCAGGAGAATTTCAAGTTCCATGTGCTTTAATTATCGGAAAACGTAAAGAAAGTACAGATAAAAAAACCTCTTTAAACAATGCACTTCGCGAAAATGATGTTGCAGTTTAA
- a CDS encoding glycosyltransferase family 9 protein has protein sequence MKILVIQQKMIGDVLTSSILFEALKKEYPGAALHYLINSNTFSVVEHNPFIDHFEVFPKVAEQNSAALITYAKTLQTQNFDVVIDVYSKLSSNIITYYSKAKTKISYHKWYSNWLYTETIKRSKTPQTEAGLAIENRLQLLGPLLHKVPRVLKPKIYLAPSEKEASKVFLESHGIDLHKPLFMIGVLGSDESKSYPLNYMAKVLDQVVKTTNGQLLFNYIPSQLEQAQQIYNYCKPETQSHIFFEVYGKSLREFITILYHCQAIIGNEGGAINMAKALQVKTFTIFSPWIDKNTWSIFEDGTNNISVHLKDYCPELYHSKSEKEMKKDSLSLYKKFEPHYFSDELNSFLTANLSQ, from the coding sequence ATGAAAATTTTAGTTATACAACAGAAGATGATTGGTGATGTGCTTACAAGCAGTATTTTGTTTGAAGCACTTAAAAAAGAATATCCCGGTGCAGCATTGCATTATCTTATTAATTCCAATACATTTTCTGTTGTAGAACATAATCCTTTTATAGATCATTTTGAAGTCTTTCCTAAAGTTGCCGAGCAAAATTCTGCAGCTTTAATTACTTATGCAAAAACGCTTCAAACCCAAAATTTTGATGTTGTTATAGATGTATATTCTAAACTATCTAGCAATATTATTACCTATTATTCTAAAGCCAAAACTAAAATTTCTTACCACAAATGGTATTCCAATTGGCTTTATACAGAAACCATTAAACGGTCTAAAACACCTCAAACCGAGGCGGGTTTAGCCATAGAAAACAGACTTCAATTATTAGGTCCGTTACTACATAAAGTACCAAGAGTTTTAAAACCTAAAATTTATCTTGCACCTTCAGAAAAAGAAGCGAGTAAAGTGTTTTTAGAATCTCATGGTATCGATTTACATAAGCCCTTATTTATGATAGGTGTTTTAGGCAGCGATGAATCTAAATCTTATCCGTTAAATTATATGGCTAAAGTTTTAGATCAGGTTGTAAAAACCACCAACGGACAACTTTTATTTAACTATATCCCCTCGCAATTAGAACAGGCGCAGCAGATTTATAATTACTGTAAACCTGAAACGCAATCTCATATATTTTTTGAGGTTTATGGGAAAAGTTTACGCGAGTTTATCACTATCCTTTACCATTGTCAGGCTATTATTGGTAACGAAGGTGGCGCCATAAATATGGCGAAAGCTTTGCAAGTAAAAACATTTACTATTTTTTCGCCGTGGATAGATAAAAATACCTGGAGCATTTTTGAAGATGGTACCAATAATATATCGGTGCATTTAAAAGATTATTGCCCGGAATTATACCATTCTAAATCGGAGAAAGAAATGAAAAAAGACAGTCTTTCTCTTTATAAAAAGTTTGAACCTCACTATTTTTCAGACGAGCTAAATTCTTTTTTAACCGCAAACCTATCACAGTAA